The Nostoc sp. 'Lobaria pulmonaria (5183) cyanobiont' genome window below encodes:
- the cysW gene encoding sulfate ABC transporter permease subunit CysW yields MTVDKPSFHSSSGSDTDTAKPKEQKSWVPIVLIGIAIAYLALVQYIPAINVFVQAFSKGVGPFLSNLTRAAFLHAAWLTLLLAAIALPVNTVFGLCAAWAIARHKFPGRAVVLSLIDLPFSISPVVAGLMIVLLYGRNGWFGPWLQAHDIKIIFAFPGMVLATAFVSMPFVAREVIPVLEEFGKEQEEAARTLGAKDWQIFWRITLPSIRWGLLYGLILTNARAMGEFGAVSVVSGNIADQTQSLPLFVEDAYKQYETEAAFSAAVLLALLAVVTLVLKEILERKTRIKDVE; encoded by the coding sequence ATGACAGTAGATAAGCCAAGTTTTCACTCATCATCTGGGTCTGATACAGATACAGCCAAGCCGAAAGAGCAGAAGAGTTGGGTGCCAATAGTTTTAATTGGGATAGCGATCGCCTATTTAGCCCTAGTTCAATACATCCCGGCAATTAACGTTTTTGTCCAAGCCTTTAGTAAGGGTGTTGGGCCATTTCTATCCAACCTGACGCGAGCAGCTTTTCTCCATGCAGCTTGGCTAACACTGTTGCTAGCTGCGATCGCTCTACCTGTGAATACAGTGTTTGGGCTATGTGCAGCTTGGGCGATCGCTCGTCATAAATTTCCTGGACGCGCCGTAGTTTTGAGCCTTATTGACCTGCCCTTTTCAATTTCGCCCGTAGTTGCAGGATTAATGATTGTGCTACTTTACGGACGCAATGGCTGGTTTGGCCCTTGGCTCCAGGCTCATGATATCAAGATTATCTTTGCCTTTCCAGGTATGGTGCTGGCTACAGCCTTCGTGAGTATGCCCTTTGTGGCGCGAGAAGTGATTCCGGTTTTAGAAGAATTTGGTAAGGAGCAAGAAGAAGCTGCTAGAACTTTAGGTGCGAAAGATTGGCAGATATTTTGGCGCATCACCTTACCCAGTATCCGTTGGGGCTTACTCTACGGTTTAATTTTGACCAATGCTAGAGCAATGGGTGAATTCGGAGCGGTTTCGGTGGTATCTGGCAATATTGCTGACCAAACCCAGAGTTTACCATTGTTTGTAGAAGACGCTTACAAACAATACGAAACTGAAGCGGCTTTCTCTGCGGCTGTACTGTTAGCGTTGCTAGCAGTAGTAACTTTGGTGCTGAAGGAGATTCTAGAACGAAAAACCCGCATTAAAGATGTTGAGTAG
- the cysT gene encoding sulfate ABC transporter permease subunit CysT, which yields MTTVSPSVEVERKTPFWKRLGRVPWTWRITIAYLTVMLFIPIAAMFLKASTEPPARFWAIATSDIALATYNVTFVTAIFAALLNGIFGTLIAWVLVRYDFPLKRLIDATVDLPFALPTSVAGLTLATVYSDNGWIGSLLAPLGIKVSFTRTGVAVAMIFISLPFIVRTVQPVLQEMEHEIEEAAWCLGASQWQTFWKVILPPLFPTILTGVALGFSRAVGEYGSTVIISSNTPFKDLIAPVLIFQRLEQYDYSGATVIGIVLLSISLVLLLAINFLQAWARRYDSR from the coding sequence ATGACGACTGTATCTCCTTCTGTGGAAGTTGAACGCAAAACGCCATTCTGGAAAAGATTGGGGCGGGTTCCGTGGACTTGGCGAATCACCATTGCATACCTGACGGTGATGTTGTTTATCCCTATTGCTGCCATGTTCCTGAAAGCAAGTACGGAACCTCCGGCGAGATTTTGGGCGATCGCAACCAGTGATATCGCATTAGCCACCTACAATGTTACTTTTGTTACAGCAATATTTGCTGCTTTGCTTAATGGCATTTTTGGGACTCTGATTGCTTGGGTTCTGGTTCGCTACGACTTTCCCTTAAAGCGCTTGATTGACGCCACAGTGGATTTACCCTTTGCACTACCAACTTCGGTCGCAGGGCTAACCTTGGCAACAGTTTACAGCGATAATGGCTGGATAGGTTCGCTACTAGCACCACTGGGAATTAAGGTGTCTTTTACCCGCACGGGAGTAGCGGTAGCAATGATATTTATCTCACTACCTTTTATTGTGAGAACTGTGCAACCCGTACTTCAGGAAATGGAACATGAAATTGAAGAAGCCGCCTGGTGTCTGGGTGCTTCTCAATGGCAGACCTTTTGGAAAGTGATTTTGCCGCCTTTATTTCCGACAATTTTAACTGGTGTTGCCTTGGGTTTCTCCCGTGCAGTTGGGGAATATGGGTCAACTGTGATTATCTCTTCCAATACGCCATTCAAAGATTTGATTGCACCTGTGCTGATTTTCCAGCGATTAGAGCAGTATGACTATTCTGGTGCAACAGTAATTGGCATAGTTTTACTATCAATTTCGTTGGTACTCCTATTGGCAATTAATTTCTTACAAGCATGGGCAAGGCGATATGACAGTAGATAA
- a CDS encoding sulfate ABC transporter substrate-binding protein, producing the protein MSLWQRPLKRLQAIAFNRTYRFRLNSLKGFVSLFLVGTVLSVALAACSGGGTGNNSASETPAASATPVAASKDNVELTLVSFAVTKAAHEAIIPKFVEQWKKDHNQTVVFKQSYGGSGSQTRAVIDGLEADVVHLALAGDTTKIEKAGLIQPGWEKEVPNNGIVSKSVAALVTRSGNPKGIKNWQDLAKDGVKLITANPKTSGGAKWNFLALWDSVIKTGGDEAKATEFVTKVYKNVPILPKDAREATDTFAKQGQGDVLINYENEVILAQQKGEKVEYVVPDVNISIDNPIAVVDKNVDKHGTREVAEGFVKYLYSPEAQQEFVKLGFRPVDETLAQTKEVTDKFPKLKTLGTVADLGGWGAIDQKFFADGGVFDKIQAQAKR; encoded by the coding sequence ATGAGTTTGTGGCAACGCCCACTGAAAAGATTACAAGCGATCGCGTTCAATAGAACGTATCGGTTCAGACTAAATTCGCTCAAAGGCTTTGTATCACTCTTTTTAGTAGGTACTGTATTGAGTGTAGCCCTTGCCGCCTGCTCAGGTGGAGGAACTGGGAATAATTCTGCCTCTGAAACCCCTGCTGCTAGTGCTACTCCAGTGGCTGCAAGCAAAGATAATGTTGAACTAACTCTGGTTTCCTTTGCAGTTACTAAAGCAGCTCACGAAGCAATTATTCCTAAGTTTGTAGAACAGTGGAAGAAAGATCATAATCAAACTGTCGTCTTCAAGCAAAGCTATGGCGGTTCTGGTTCCCAAACTCGCGCCGTTATTGATGGTTTGGAAGCAGATGTTGTTCACTTGGCACTAGCTGGAGACACCACAAAGATTGAGAAGGCTGGATTGATTCAGCCAGGATGGGAGAAAGAAGTTCCCAACAATGGTATTGTCTCCAAATCTGTTGCAGCATTAGTTACTCGTTCCGGCAATCCTAAAGGCATCAAAAACTGGCAAGATTTAGCTAAAGACGGTGTGAAATTGATTACTGCTAACCCCAAAACTTCCGGCGGTGCTAAGTGGAATTTCTTAGCACTATGGGATTCTGTAATTAAAACAGGTGGCGATGAGGCTAAAGCTACTGAATTTGTGACTAAAGTTTACAAAAATGTGCCAATCTTGCCTAAAGATGCGCGGGAAGCTACTGATACATTTGCCAAGCAAGGGCAGGGAGATGTTTTAATCAACTACGAAAACGAAGTTATTTTGGCACAGCAAAAGGGCGAGAAGGTTGAGTATGTCGTTCCCGATGTGAATATATCCATCGACAATCCGATCGCTGTGGTAGATAAAAACGTCGATAAGCACGGAACCCGCGAAGTTGCTGAAGGTTTTGTGAAATACCTCTATAGCCCAGAAGCACAGCAAGAGTTTGTTAAATTGGGATTCCGTCCTGTGGATGAGACTTTAGCTCAAACCAAAGAAGTCACAGATAAATTTCCCAAGCTGAAAACTCTGGGTACAGTTGCAGACTTAGGCGGTTGGGGAGCAATCGATCAGAAGTTCTTCGCAGATGGGGGCGTGTTTGATAAGATTCAAGCCCAAGCTAAACGGTAA
- a CDS encoding class II glutamine amidotransferase yields the protein MCQLLGMNCNVPTDICFSFEGFSARGGKTDDHSDGWGIAFFEGKGCRMFLDAQPSVASPVAEFVRSYPIHSTHVIAHIRKATQGEVALHNCHPFRRELWGQYWVFAHNGNLPDFDPENLGFYQAVGDTDSEKAFCMMLETLRSRFPKGKPDIKELYSVLQEITAVIAKVGIFNYLLSDGEHFFAYCSTNLSYIIRQAPFAAAHLIDQDMTVDFREVTTERDRVAVIATTPLTDNEVWTQIQPGELLVFQDGLPLKYAFS from the coding sequence ATGTGCCAACTGCTCGGAATGAATTGCAATGTTCCAACAGATATTTGCTTTTCTTTTGAAGGGTTTTCTGCACGGGGAGGAAAAACGGATGACCATAGCGATGGTTGGGGCATTGCTTTCTTTGAAGGAAAGGGATGTCGAATGTTTTTAGATGCTCAACCTTCTGTTGCTTCTCCGGTAGCGGAGTTTGTGCGGAGTTATCCCATCCACTCAACCCATGTCATAGCCCATATCCGCAAAGCTACTCAGGGTGAAGTTGCCCTACACAACTGCCATCCTTTCCGCAGAGAATTGTGGGGTCAATATTGGGTATTTGCCCACAACGGTAATTTGCCAGATTTTGATCCAGAAAATTTGGGCTTTTATCAAGCCGTAGGTGACACCGATAGTGAAAAAGCATTCTGTATGATGCTAGAAACATTGCGATCGCGCTTTCCTAAAGGTAAGCCTGATATAAAGGAACTGTACTCTGTGCTGCAAGAAATTACTGCCGTAATTGCGAAAGTGGGTATATTTAATTATTTATTGTCAGATGGAGAACACTTTTTTGCTTATTGCTCAACTAATCTCAGCTACATTATTCGTCAAGCACCTTTTGCTGCTGCCCATTTAATTGACCAAGACATGACCGTAGATTTTCGGGAAGTAACTACTGAACGCGATCGCGTTGCTGTGATTGCTACCACACCCCTGACTGACAACGAAGTTTGGACACAAATCCAACCAGGGGAATTACTAGTTTTTCAGGACGGGCTACCCCTGAAATATGCATTCAGTTAA